One genomic window of Quercus robur chromosome 6, dhQueRobu3.1, whole genome shotgun sequence includes the following:
- the LOC126732613 gene encoding lysM domain receptor-like kinase 4 translates to MSFLSVIHAFTILLLTSCFSSIQAQQSYVGAATTDCTGNTDNSTSVLGYFCNGQNQSCQAYLTFRSQPPYNSVSSISALLASDPSQLSQLNSVSETETFPTNTLVLVPVNCSCSGAYYQKNTTYVVKKDDSYLSIANNTYQALSTCQALQKQNNIPATNISIGENLTVPLRCACPTKNQSDAGVKYLLSYLIEQGDDVSKISGRFNVTTESILYANGANGLSTQNPPIINFFTTLLVPLQVPPTISQTIAPPPPPVSPPPTPTSSSNESSSKTWVYVLVGVLGGSALLLTLGAIIFFAFFRRNKKKPDSIIASDRFKAIEKPRKVEDESEDFLESISSIAQSLKVYKFKELQDATDDFSPSCWIKGSVYRGMINGDLAAIKRINGDVSKEIELLNKINHSNIIRLSGVCFNEGQWYLVYEYAVNGPLNDWIYNSSNDGKLLSWAQRIQIVFDVASGLSYLHSFTTPPHVHKDIRSSNILLDSDFRAKIANFGLARTAEWQEGQFSLTNHIVGTRGYMAPEYLENGIVSTKLDVYAFGVLMLEIMTGKEVAALCEEENMHLSDVINAVLHEQGGQESLRHSMDSSLQGNYPSELAVLMFKLIDSCLKKDPPGRPAMDEIVQIVSRTLNTSRTWESSKSISG, encoded by the coding sequence ATGAGTTTCCTCTCTGTCATTCATGCTTTCACTATCTTATTACTCACATCATGCTTTTCTTCGATTCAAGCTCAGCAATCTTATGTGGGAGCGGCCACAACAGATTGTACTGGCAACACAGATAATTCAACTTCTGTTCTTGGCTACTTCTGTAATGGCCAAAACCAAAGTTGCCAAGCCTACCTCACCTTCCGATCCCAACCTCCTTACAATTCTGTTTCTTCCATCTCTGCTCTTTTGGCTTCTGACCCATCACAGCTCTCTCAACTTAATTCAGTTTCCGAGACTGAAACTTTTCCAACAAACACATTGGTGCTTGTTCCAGTCAACTGCTCCTGTTCAGGTGCCTACTATCAAAAAAACACAACTTACGTTGTGAAGAAAGATGATTCTTATCTTTCGATTGCTAATAACACATATCAAGCCCTTTCAACCTGTCAAGCTCTCCAGAAACAAAACAATATTCCCGCTACCAATATAAGTATTGGTGAAAATCTCACTGTTCCTCTTAGATGTGCTTGTCCTACAAAGAACCAAAGTGATGCGGGTGTCAAGTATTTATTAAGTTACTTAATTGAACAAGGTGATGATGTTTCAAAAATTAGTGGTCGATTTAATGTAACTACAGAGAGTATTCTTTATGCTAATGGTGCTAATGGGCTTTCTACCCAAAACCCACCAATTATTAATTTCTTCACCACGCTTCTAGTTCCACTGCAAGTCCCCCCAACAATTTCTCAAACAAttgcaccaccaccaccaccagtatCACCACCTCCTACTCCTACTTCTTCCTCAAATGAAAGCTCAAGTAAAACATGGGTCTATGTCCTTGTTGGAGTTCTTGGAGGAAGTGCTCTTTTGTTGACCCTTGGTGCCATAATATTCTTTGCATTCTTCCGTAGAAATAAGAAGAAACCTGATTCCATTATAGCCTCAGATCGATTCAAGGCGATTGAGAAACCGAGAAAGGTTGAGGATGAATCTGAGGATTTCTTAGAGAGCATATCTAGTATTGCTCAATCCCTCAAAGTGTACAAGTTTAAGGAGCTCCAGGATGCAACAGATGATTTCAGTCCTAGTTGTTGGATTAAAGGATCTGTTTATCGTGGCATGATTAATGGGGATTTGGCAGCCATTAAGAGAATAAATGGAGATGTGTCAAAAGAGATAGAGTTATTGAACAAGATCAACCATTCTAATATCATACGCCTTTCTGGCGTATGTTTTAATGAAGGTCAATGGTATCTTGTTTATGAATATGCTGTAAATGGACCCTTGAATGATTGGATCTATAATAGCAGCAATGATGGAAAGCTTTTGAGCTGGGCACAGAGAATACAGATTGTATTCGATGTAGCCAGTGGACTTAGCTATCTTCATAGTTTCACTACTCCTCCCCATGTCCACAAGGATATAAGGAGCAGTAACATTCTTCTGGACAGCGATTTCAGGGCTAAGATTGCAAATTTTGGTCTAGCAAGGACAGCAGAATGGCAGGAAGGTCAATTTTCCTTGACGAATCACATTGTTGGGACAAGAGGTTACATGGCTCCTGAGTATTTGGAAAATGGTATTGTGTCCACAAAGCTTGATGTCTATGCATTTGGGGTTCTCATGTTGGAGATAATGACTGGAAAAGAGGTTGCTGCTTTGTGTGAAGAGGAAAATATGCATTTATCAGATGTCATAAATGCTGTGCTTCATGAGCAGGGTGGACAGGAGAGTTTGAGGCACTCTATGGATTCTTCACTACAAGGAAATTATCCTTCAGAACTTGCGGTTTTAATGTTCAAACTGATTGATAGTTGCTTAAAGAAAGATCCACCAGGCCGACCAGCCATGGATGAGATTGTGCAGATTGTCTCAAGAACCTTGAACACTTCACGGACCTGGGAATCATCTAAGAGCATATCGGGGTAG
- the LOC126732615 gene encoding protein DA1-related 1-like isoform X1 — protein MKDFKGSSHRGQYHGNYADERIWDGVRSSVDEWTVIEKEDLECAAAMSLSEQDQKGKNVIDDDSQSEEDEHVSKAQLVEDEQLAKALQEIYPLEEDEQLAKALQESYPLEEDEQLVIENYPLEEDEQLVIENYPLEEDEQLVIESYPLEEDEQLVNALHESYPLEQYEQLAKALQESYSLEEDEQLVIESYPLEEDEQLVKALHESYTLEEDEQLAKALQESYPLAEDEQLAKAIRESYPSEEDEQLAKALHESLLESPPRYGICAGCNTEISHGKILRHMDAIWHAECFRCHACNLPIKDREFSTSGKHRYHKSCRKKPRPPVCDICKNFIPTNSAGLIECRERPFWKQQFCPSHEHDRTPQCCSCERMETRDRKYLLLDDGRKLCLECLDSAVMDTNECQPLYIEIQNFFEGLHMKVEQEIPMFLVERQALNVAMDGEKNGHHHMPETRGLCMSKEQTVTTISRGPRMADNQFIDMITEPRRLIRRCEVTAILVLYGLPRLLTGSILAHEMMHAWLRLKGYPNLSPKVEEGICQVLAHMWMESEILSASGSDVASSSSSSSPTSSSSSKKGKRSEFEKKLGEFFKHQIETDTSSAYGDGFREGNEAVLKYDLKTTLKHIQMTNNFPG, from the exons ATGAAGGATTTTAAAGGTTCTAGCCATAGAGGCCAATATCATGGGAACTATGCAGACGAAAGAATTTGGGATGGGGTTCGTAGTTCAGTG GATGAATGGACAGTTATTGAGAAAGAAGATCTTGAGTGTGCTGCGGCAATGTCACTTTCCGAACAAgaccaaaaagggaaaaacgTGATTG atGATGACTCTCAATCAGAGGAAGATGAACATGTTTCTAAAGCTCAATTGGTAGAAGATGAACAACTTGCCAAAGCTCTTCAAGAAATTTATCCTTTGGAGGAAGATGAACAGCTTGCCAAAGCTCTTCAAGAAAGTTATCCTTTGGAGGAAGACGAACAACTTGTCATAGAAAATTATCCTTTGGAGGAAGATGAACAACTTGTCATAGAAAATTATCCTTTGGAGGAAGACGAACAACTTGTCATAGAAAGTTATCCTTTGGAGGAAGATGAACAACTTGTCAATGCTCTTCATGAAAGTTATCCTTTGGAGCAATATGAACAACTTGCCAAAGCTCTTCAAGAAAGTTATTCTTTGGAGGAAGACGAACAACTTGTCATAGAAAGTTATCCTTTGGAGGAAGATGAACAACTTGTCAAAGCTCTTCATGAAAGTTATACTTTGGAGGAAGATGAACAACTTGCCAAAGCTCTTCAAGAAAGTTATCCTTTGGCGGAAGATGAACAACTTGCCAAGGCTATTCGAGAAAGTTATCCTTCGGAGGAAGATGAACAACTTGCCAAAGCTCTTCACGAAAGTCTCTTGGAGTCTCCTCCCCGATACGG AATCTGTGCTGGCTGCAACACTGAGATTAGCCATGGGAAAATTTTGCGCCACATGGATGCTATTTGGCATGCAGAATGTTTTCGTTGTCATGCTTGCAATCTACCCATTAAGGATCGTGAG TTTTCTACGTCAGGCAAGCACCGTTATCACAAATCCTGCCGTAAGAAGCCGCGTCCCCCAGTATGTGATATTTGCAAGAATTTT ATCCCAACAAATTCAGCAGGTCTTATTGAGTGTAGGGAACGTCCTTTCTGGAAGCAGCAGTTCTGCCCCTCACATGAGCATGACAGAACTCCTCAGTGTTGCAGCTGTGAAAGAATGGAG ACGAGGGACAGGAAATATCTATTACTTGATGATGGTCGGAAGCTTTGTCTGGAGTGTCTAGACTCGGCAGTTATGGATACTAATGAATGCCAGCCTCTTTATATTGAAATACAAAATTTCTTCGAAGGTTTACATATGAAAGTGGAGCAGGAAATTCCAATGTTCTTGGTTGAGAGACAAGCACTAAATGTGGCCATGGATGGAGAAAAGAAT GGTCACCATCACATGCCTGAGACCAGAGGACTTTGTATGTCAAAGGAACAGACGGTTACCACT ATCTCTAGGGGGCCAAGGATGGCGGACAACCAATTTATAGACATGATAACTGAGCCTCGTAGGTTGATCCGTAGGTGTGAAGTAACAGCAATTCTTGTTTTGTATGGCCTTCCTAG GTTGTTGACTGGGTCAATCCTGGCTCATGAGATGATGCATGCGTGGCTCAGGCTTAAAG GTTACCCCAATCTTAGTCCAAAGGTTGAAGAGGGTATCTGCCAGGTCTTAGCTCATATGTGGATGGAGTCTGAGATCCTTTCAGCATCTGGAAGTGATGTTGCTTCATCATCGTCTTCTTCATCACCCACTTCTTCCTCGTCATCAAAAAAGGGTAAACGATCTGAGTTTGAGAAGAAACTTGGTGAGTTTTTCAAACACCAGATCGAGACAGATACATCATCAGCTTATGGAGATGGATTTAGGGAAGGAAACGAGGCAGTGCTCAAATATGACTTGAAGACTACTCTCAAACATATTCAAATGACAAATAACTTTCCCGGTTGA
- the LOC126732611 gene encoding cold-regulated 413 plasma membrane protein 1-like: METLRMGFAEVVASVAGHTETVVGNGASTAFTESSSSARAWFQWGGTIFALFLLLLNRTGRRSSLQTTLLVLYLITSFPTALFKILRGQIGCWVAFLAIAANLYFPQTFPVSRFLLFVITPDWLTDRLRDGIVSGIVCLIIGVSLVITEVRGIGGLGNCQCTFHCFGCCLGIAFLFFFTIQYLCLGTW; encoded by the exons ATGGAGACTCTGAGAATGGGATTTGCTGAAGTGGTTGCAAGTGTTGCTGGGCATACAGAGACAGTGGTTGGTAATGGTGCATCAACCGCTTTTACAGAAAGTTCAAGCAGTGCTCGAGCTTGGTTTCAATGGGGTGGAACCATCTTTGCATT GTTTTTGTTGCTCTTGAACCGAACAGGCCGGAGATCATCTCTGCAAACCACCCTTCTAGTATTATATCTCATTACAAGTTTCCCAACTGCgctattcaaaattttaag AGGACAAATTGGTTGTTGGGTTGCCTTTCTTGCTATTGCAGCAAACCTCTACTTCCCTCAAACCTTTCCAG TTTCTCGTTTTCTCCTATTTGTTATTACACCTGATTGGCTGACTGATAGACTGCGAGATGGCATTGTGAGTGGCATCGTTTGTCTAATAATTGGAGTTTCACTAGTTATAACTGAGGTTAGAGGAATTGGAGGATTGGGTAATTGTCAATGTACTTTCCACTGCTTTGGTTGTTGTCTTGGTATAgcttttttgttcttctttacAATACAGTATTTGTGCTTGGGAACTTGGTAG
- the LOC126732614 gene encoding pentatricopeptide repeat-containing protein At5g66631: MRLHFKQLIGGITLLNSLTTQQTRCYARDPFPNKISHYLYRAKLIDSIRLGLRSNPPSPTSLTPILNNRLLDSFVVTQALRSAPSADSALSLVETLETTPYFSHTQNTLHALATVLAKSCRTVQLKALIDAINAGRFGSIRVSFMNLMQWYAAIGDLELVLHVWDEYRLSSKRICTESYNIVMGLYVQMGKDTEAVEVFYRMIDAGAIPNSRTYTIVIEHLMNSGKLDSAMEVFNTLPLMRIRRTLKQYSILVEGFIGVERFDEVKTLLDEMRADGKFPGRALLLSLRRMNEAGFVQETDEFLKEMSPDERIKNIGCSVDSSDDDDDDEGNEVSHASGVDDVNGVQLKPWLDPRALASALQHWNHEEVSALEDAKLVWTTRLVCKILRHFNSPETAWKFFCWAAYQPGFTHDVYSVERMMALSARHGHTELVDKLMSKIRREGMRLPFSTIRLIIDFYGLSKKADAALKVFHYDRTLCGPISKFNMMLLYSSLLRTLTKCGRNSDSMDVLEEMILGGICPDIQTFSGLMYHFALNGDIKTVQKLFAMVRQSGVEPDAYMFKVLIQAYCKAERAALAWRVFEDLRNSNLVPDANTKELLVKSLWKEGKRREAAAVEENCEKINNVLPLTLRGHIWTVSSADLTRVFNIYSESFASIAG, from the coding sequence ATGAGATTGCATTTCAAGCAACTCATTGGTGGGATAACCCTGCTCAACAGCCTAACAACCCAGCAAACTCGCTGCTATGCACGAGACCCATTTCCCAACAAAATCTCCCATTACCTGTACCGTGCCAAACTCATCGATTCCATTCGACTTGGCCTTCGTTCCAACCCTCCTAGTCCCACCTCTCTCACCCCTATCCTAAATAATCGCCTTCTTGACTCCTTTGTTGTCACTCAAGCGCTCCGGTCTGCACCTTCTGCAGACTCTGCTTTGTCCCTGGTTGAAACCCTTGAAACAACTCCGTATTTCTCACATACCCAGAACACCCTCCACGCCCTGGCCACAGTCCTTGCCAAGTCTTGCCGGACTGTGCAACTCAAAGCCCTCATTGATGCCATAAATGCTGGTAGGTTTGGCAGCATTCGTGTTAGCTTTATGAACCTCATGCAATGGTATGCTGCCATTGGAGACCTTGAGTTGGTTCTTCATGTCTGGGATGAGTATAGGCTCTCAAGCAAGCGGATATGCACTGAGTCTTATAACATTGTTATGGGCCTTTATGTGCAAATGGGTAAGGACACTGAAGCTGTGGAGGTTTTCTATAGGATGATTGACGCAGGGGCAATTCCAAATTCTAGAACATATACGATAGTGATTGAGCACCTCATGAATTCGGGAAAGTTGGATTCTGCAATGGAGGTTTTTAATACATTGCCCTTGATGAGAATTAGACGCACTTTAAAGCAATATTCGATTTTAGTTGAAGGATTTATTGGTGTTGAAAGGTTTGACGAGGTCAAGACTTTACTTGATGAAATGCGGGCTGATGGGAAATTTCCTGGAAGAGCCCTGCTTTTGTCATTGCGACGTATGAATGAGGCGGGATTTGTCCAAGAAACTGATGAATTTCTTAAAGAAATGTCGCCGGATGAGAGAATCAAGAATATAGGATGTAGTGTTGATAGTAgtgatgatgacgatgatgatgaggGTAATGAGGTTAGTCATGCTAGTGGTGTTGATGATGTTAATGGGGTTCAGTTAAAACCATGGTTAGACCCAAGAGCTTTGGCAAGTGCCTTGCAACATTGGAACCATGAAGAGGTATCAGCCCTGGAGGATGCAAAATTGGTGTGGACAACTCGGTTGGTTTGCAAGATTCTTAGGCATTTCAACTCACCAGAAACAGCTTGGAAATTTTTCTGTTGGGCTGCTTATCAGCCAGGATTTACTCATGATGTTTACTCAGTAGAAAGGATGATGGCCCTTTCTGCACGCCATGGGCATACTGAATTGGTTGATAAACTCATGTCCAAAATAAGAAGGGAGGGAATGAGATTGCCTTTCAGCACCATCAGGTTGATAATCGACTTTTATGGCCTCTCAAAGAAAGCTGATGCTGCTTTGAAGGTCTTTCATTATGATAGAACTCTCTGTGGTCcaatatcaaaattcaatatgaTGCTTTTGTATTCATCTCTATTACGAACACTGACCAAGTGTGGGAGGAATTCTGATTCCATGGATGTACTGGAGGAGATGATTTTGGGTGGAATTTGCCCAGATATACAGACATTTTCTGGGTTAATGTATCACTTTGCATTAAATGGGGATATCAAAACAGTGCAGAAACTCTTTGCAATGGTTAGGCAAAGTGGTGTGGAGCCAGATGCTTATATGTTTAAAGTACTGATCCAAGCTTATTGCAAAGCTGAGAGAGCTGCTCTTGCATGGAGGGTTTTTGAAGACTTGAGGAATTCAAATTTGGTGCCTGATGCCAACACAAAAGAGTTGCTTGTAAAGAGTCTCTGGAAGGAGGGCAAGCGGCGAGAGGCTGCTGCTGTAGAAGAAAATTGTGAGAAAATAAACAATGTTCTTCCGCTAACATTGCGTGGTCACATATGGACGGTGAGCTCTGCAGATCTCACAcgtgtttttaatatttattctGAAAGCTTTGCATCAATAGCTGGCTAG
- the LOC126732615 gene encoding protein DA1-related 1-like isoform X2 yields the protein MKDFKGSSHRGQYHGNYADERIWDGVRSSVDEWTVIEKEDLECAAAMSLSEQDQKGKNVIEEDEHVSKAQLVEDEQLAKALQEIYPLEEDEQLAKALQESYPLEEDEQLVIENYPLEEDEQLVIENYPLEEDEQLVIESYPLEEDEQLVNALHESYPLEQYEQLAKALQESYSLEEDEQLVIESYPLEEDEQLVKALHESYTLEEDEQLAKALQESYPLAEDEQLAKAIRESYPSEEDEQLAKALHESLLESPPRYGICAGCNTEISHGKILRHMDAIWHAECFRCHACNLPIKDREFSTSGKHRYHKSCRKKPRPPVCDICKNFIPTNSAGLIECRERPFWKQQFCPSHEHDRTPQCCSCERMETRDRKYLLLDDGRKLCLECLDSAVMDTNECQPLYIEIQNFFEGLHMKVEQEIPMFLVERQALNVAMDGEKNGHHHMPETRGLCMSKEQTVTTISRGPRMADNQFIDMITEPRRLIRRCEVTAILVLYGLPRLLTGSILAHEMMHAWLRLKGYPNLSPKVEEGICQVLAHMWMESEILSASGSDVASSSSSSSPTSSSSSKKGKRSEFEKKLGEFFKHQIETDTSSAYGDGFREGNEAVLKYDLKTTLKHIQMTNNFPG from the exons ATGAAGGATTTTAAAGGTTCTAGCCATAGAGGCCAATATCATGGGAACTATGCAGACGAAAGAATTTGGGATGGGGTTCGTAGTTCAGTG GATGAATGGACAGTTATTGAGAAAGAAGATCTTGAGTGTGCTGCGGCAATGTCACTTTCCGAACAAgaccaaaaagggaaaaacgTGATTG AGGAAGATGAACATGTTTCTAAAGCTCAATTGGTAGAAGATGAACAACTTGCCAAAGCTCTTCAAGAAATTTATCCTTTGGAGGAAGATGAACAGCTTGCCAAAGCTCTTCAAGAAAGTTATCCTTTGGAGGAAGACGAACAACTTGTCATAGAAAATTATCCTTTGGAGGAAGATGAACAACTTGTCATAGAAAATTATCCTTTGGAGGAAGACGAACAACTTGTCATAGAAAGTTATCCTTTGGAGGAAGATGAACAACTTGTCAATGCTCTTCATGAAAGTTATCCTTTGGAGCAATATGAACAACTTGCCAAAGCTCTTCAAGAAAGTTATTCTTTGGAGGAAGACGAACAACTTGTCATAGAAAGTTATCCTTTGGAGGAAGATGAACAACTTGTCAAAGCTCTTCATGAAAGTTATACTTTGGAGGAAGATGAACAACTTGCCAAAGCTCTTCAAGAAAGTTATCCTTTGGCGGAAGATGAACAACTTGCCAAGGCTATTCGAGAAAGTTATCCTTCGGAGGAAGATGAACAACTTGCCAAAGCTCTTCACGAAAGTCTCTTGGAGTCTCCTCCCCGATACGG AATCTGTGCTGGCTGCAACACTGAGATTAGCCATGGGAAAATTTTGCGCCACATGGATGCTATTTGGCATGCAGAATGTTTTCGTTGTCATGCTTGCAATCTACCCATTAAGGATCGTGAG TTTTCTACGTCAGGCAAGCACCGTTATCACAAATCCTGCCGTAAGAAGCCGCGTCCCCCAGTATGTGATATTTGCAAGAATTTT ATCCCAACAAATTCAGCAGGTCTTATTGAGTGTAGGGAACGTCCTTTCTGGAAGCAGCAGTTCTGCCCCTCACATGAGCATGACAGAACTCCTCAGTGTTGCAGCTGTGAAAGAATGGAG ACGAGGGACAGGAAATATCTATTACTTGATGATGGTCGGAAGCTTTGTCTGGAGTGTCTAGACTCGGCAGTTATGGATACTAATGAATGCCAGCCTCTTTATATTGAAATACAAAATTTCTTCGAAGGTTTACATATGAAAGTGGAGCAGGAAATTCCAATGTTCTTGGTTGAGAGACAAGCACTAAATGTGGCCATGGATGGAGAAAAGAAT GGTCACCATCACATGCCTGAGACCAGAGGACTTTGTATGTCAAAGGAACAGACGGTTACCACT ATCTCTAGGGGGCCAAGGATGGCGGACAACCAATTTATAGACATGATAACTGAGCCTCGTAGGTTGATCCGTAGGTGTGAAGTAACAGCAATTCTTGTTTTGTATGGCCTTCCTAG GTTGTTGACTGGGTCAATCCTGGCTCATGAGATGATGCATGCGTGGCTCAGGCTTAAAG GTTACCCCAATCTTAGTCCAAAGGTTGAAGAGGGTATCTGCCAGGTCTTAGCTCATATGTGGATGGAGTCTGAGATCCTTTCAGCATCTGGAAGTGATGTTGCTTCATCATCGTCTTCTTCATCACCCACTTCTTCCTCGTCATCAAAAAAGGGTAAACGATCTGAGTTTGAGAAGAAACTTGGTGAGTTTTTCAAACACCAGATCGAGACAGATACATCATCAGCTTATGGAGATGGATTTAGGGAAGGAAACGAGGCAGTGCTCAAATATGACTTGAAGACTACTCTCAAACATATTCAAATGACAAATAACTTTCCCGGTTGA
- the LOC126732612 gene encoding lysM domain receptor-like kinase 4 — protein sequence MSFLCIHVFTIFLFSFCSLILAQQPYVGKATTNCSNTEISTSVLGYYCNRQKDQNHSCQAYLTFRSQPPYNTVSAISALLASDPSQLSQINSVFENATFETNKLVLVPVNCSCSGQYYQANTTYVIKHTDTYFLIASNTYQGLSTCQALKNQNNIQTKNLYSGTRITVPLRCACPTKNQTAMSVKYLLSYLVFAGDYVSSISNRFNVNTESTLEANGLSEQNSVIYPFTTLLVPLQDRPSNSQTIAPPPPPPSPTASPPPTSSNKSSCKIWFYVLVGALGGSSLVLVFGAILFYAFLRRSKKKSDSTIVSDGFKAIEKPKPKEAEEESEDFLKIISSIAQSLKVYKFRELQDATDGFSPSCWIEGSVYRGTINGNLAAIKRLNGDVSKEIDLLNKINHSNIIRLSGVCFNDAHWYLVYEYAVNGPLSDWIYNNSSDGKILSWTQRIQIIFDVASGLNYLHSFTTPSHVHKDIKCSNILLDTDFRAKIAKFGLARTAEWQEGQFSLTSHIVGTRGYLAPEYLENGIVSTKLDIYAFGVLVLEIMTGKEVAALYEEENMQLSDVLDAVLHEDGQERLRHSMDPSLLGNYPSELAVFMFKLIDSCLKKDPVGRPAMDEIVQYVSRTLNTSLTWESSKSISG from the coding sequence ATGAGTTTCCTCTGCATTCATGTTTTCACAATCTTTTTGTTCTCGTTCTGTTCTTTGATTCTAGCTCAGCAACCATATGTGGGAAAGGCCACAACAAACTGTAGCAACACAGAAATTTCAACTTCTGTCCTTGGCTACTACTGTAATCGCCAAAAGGACCAAAACCACAGTTGCCAAGCCTACCTCACATTCAGATCCCAACCCCCTTATAATACTGTTTCTGCCATCTCTGCTCTCTTGGCTTCTGACCCATCTCAGCTCTCTCAAATTAATTCAGTTTTCGAGAATGCAACATTTGAAACTAACAAGCTTGTGCTGGTTCCAGTCAACTGTTCATGTTCAGGTCAGTACTATCAAGCAAACACAACTTATGTTATCAAGCATACTGATACATATTTTTTGATTGCTAGTAACACTTACCAAGGCCTTTCAACCTGTCAAGCTCTCAAGAATCAAAACaatattcaaactaaaaatttatattctgGTACAAGAATAACTGTTCCTCTTAGATGTGCTTGTCCTACAAAGAACCAAACTGCTATGAGTGTCAAGTATTTATTAAGTTACTTGGTCTTTGCCGGTGATTATGTTTCAAGCATTAGTAATAGATTTAATGTAAACACTGAGAGCACTCTTGAGGCTAATGGGCTTTCCGAACAAAACTCCGTTATCTATCCCTTCACCACGCTTCTGGTTCCTCTGCAAGACCGCCCATCAAATTCTCAGACAATAGcaccgccgccgccgccaccaTCACCAACAGCATCACCACCTCCTACTTCCTCAAATAAAAGCTCATGTAAAATATGGTTTTACGTCCTTGTTGGGGCTCTTGGAGGAAGTTCTCTTGTACTGGTCTTTGGTGCCATATTGTTCTATGCATTCCTCCGTAGAAGTAAGAAGAAATCTGATTCCACTATTGTCTCAGATGGCTTCAAGGCAATTgagaaaccaaaaccaaaagagGCTGAGGAAGAATCTGAGGACTTCTTAAAGATCATATCTAGTATTGCTCAATCCCTCAAAGTGTACAAGTTTAGGGAACTCCAGGATGCAACAGATGGTTTCAGTCCTAGTTGTTGGATTGAAGGCTCTGTTTATCGTGGCACGATTAATGGGAATTTGGCAGCCATTAAGAGATTAAATGGAGATGTGTCAAAAGAGATAGATTTATTGAACAAGATCAACCACTCTAATATTATACGCCTTTCTGGCGTCTGTTTTAATGACGCTCATTGGTATCTTGTTTATGAATATGCTGTCAATGGACCCTTGAGTGATTGGATCTACAACAACAGCAGTGATGGAAAGATTTTGAGCTGGACACAAAGAATACAGATTATATTTGATGTAGCCAGTGGACTTAACTATCTTCATAGCTTCACTACTCCTTCCCATGTCCACAAGGATATAAAGTGCAGCAACATTCTTTTGGACACTGATTTCAGGGCTAAGATTGCAAAGTTTGGTCTAGCAAGGACAGCAGAATGGCAGGAAGGCCAATTTTCCTTGACAAGTCACATTGTTGGGACAAGAGGTTACTTGGCTCCTGAGTATTTGGAAAATGGTATTGTGTCCACAAAGCTTGATATCTATGCATTTGGGGTTCTCGTGCTGGAAATTATGACAGGGAAAGAGGTTGCTGCTTTGTATGAGGAGGAAAATATGCAATTATCAGATGTCTTAGATGCTGTGCTTCATGAGGATGGACAGGAGAGACTGAGACACTCTATGGATCCTTCACTACTAGGGAATTATCCTTCAGAACTTGCGGTTTTTATGTTCAAACTGATTGATAGTTGCTTGAAGAAAGATCCAGTAGGTCGACCAGCCATGGATGAGATTGTGCAGTATGTCTCAAGAACCTTGAACACTTCACTGACATGGGAATCATCTAAGAGCATATCAGGGTAA